One window of Papaver somniferum cultivar HN1 chromosome 9, ASM357369v1, whole genome shotgun sequence genomic DNA carries:
- the LOC113308056 gene encoding MADS-box transcription factor 51-like, which yields MGKRRIEMKKIEDRQKRNVTFTKRRHGLFKKAADLCRLTGADIALLVISPGGKPFTFSSSSISLNDLNYRLNNTMNVKEEKVADDESTRVSDDGFWWNNLNPEEIDSIEKLTAVRNQLLDVKEKVAQRKQELLAAAEPIATSTTTTCTCTVGEMEEDSSLLEDDLEKLLSDSYDDAQNWLPSIDDSGMLFEGLDYYESWLPVC from the coding sequence ATGGGTAAGAGAAGGATTGagatgaagaagattgaagacagacagaaaagaAATGTGACCTTCACTAAGAGACGCCATGGCCTATTCAAGAAAGCCGCTGATTTGTGCCGTCTTACCGGCGCTGACATTGCTCTGTTAGTAATCTCACCTGGTGGTAAACCCttcactttttcttcttcttctatttccttGAATGATCTAAATTATAGGTTAAACAATACCATGAAtgttaaagaagaaaaagttgctgATGATGAGAGTACTAGGGTTTCTGATGATGGGTTTTGGTGGAATAACCTAAACCCAGAAGAAATTGATAGTATTGAAAAGTTAACGGCTGTAAGGAATCAATTACTTGATGTGAAAGAGAAGGTTGCACAGAGAAAGCAAGAGTtgctagcagcagcagaaccaattGCTACCTCTACTACTACTACTTGTACTTGTACTGTTGGAGAGATGGAGGAGGATTCTTCTCTGTTGGAGGATGATTTGGAAAAGTTATtatcagattcctatgatgatgctcAGAATTGGTTGCCTTCTATTGATGATTCGGGAATGTTatttgagggtttagattattatGAGAGTTGGTTGCCTGTCTGTTGA